In a single window of the Microscilla marina ATCC 23134 genome:
- a CDS encoding alpha/beta fold hydrolase — translation MSDEEYHIFTGKEEIKRPSKLLLLTELGRASFGLGAYFMSLPWLQFMPKGDEHPVLVLPGFMTTDTTTAPLRFYLKSRNYTPYRWKMGRNLANFHEIEEKIYDRLLELKDIHGRKVSIVGWSLGGVYAREIARRHPDAVRQVITLGSPFGGITGENNIEWIYEMVTGRKVSEVDHIPEEIVQNIPKAPPVPTTAIYSKADGVVAWQHCMEKKEGPITENVQVTGSHIGLGHNPAVLACIAERLNQREGEWIPFKHTTMGKLFYSHYF, via the coding sequence ATGTCAGACGAAGAATATCACATATTTACCGGAAAAGAAGAAATCAAACGTCCCTCTAAATTATTATTATTAACCGAGCTGGGTCGGGCAAGTTTTGGGTTGGGGGCTTATTTTATGTCATTGCCCTGGCTACAGTTCATGCCCAAAGGCGATGAACATCCGGTGTTGGTACTTCCTGGTTTTATGACTACAGACACTACTACTGCCCCTCTGCGCTTTTACCTCAAAAGCCGTAACTACACCCCTTACCGCTGGAAAATGGGGCGCAACCTTGCTAATTTTCACGAAATAGAAGAAAAGATATATGATCGCCTACTGGAACTCAAAGATATTCATGGACGCAAGGTAAGCATTGTGGGATGGAGCCTGGGCGGAGTGTATGCCCGCGAAATAGCCCGCCGCCACCCTGACGCTGTACGCCAGGTTATCACGCTTGGCTCTCCGTTTGGCGGAATCACTGGAGAAAACAACATCGAGTGGATTTATGAAATGGTCACAGGACGCAAGGTGTCTGAAGTAGATCATATACCCGAAGAAATTGTACAGAATATTCCGAAAGCACCTCCGGTGCCTACTACAGCTATTTATTCAAAAGCTGACGGAGTAGTAGCCTGGCAGCATTGCATGGAGAAAAAAGAGGGACCAATTACCGAAAATGTGCAAGTAACTGGTAGTCATATTGGTCTGGGACACAACCCGGCTGTACTTGCTTGTATTGCTGAGCGGCTCAACCAACGCGAAGGTGAATGGATTCCTTTTAAACATACTACAATGGGTAAATTGTTTTACTCACATTACTTTTAA
- a CDS encoding lipoprotein N-acyltransferase Lnb domain-containing protein: MLKNLVFLLILGAVSLNTQSQNVTFSPQTKVSILTCAPGAALYASFGHTSIRVVDPVKGIDWVYNYGIFNFNTPNFYVKFARGMLKYMVLYYPTDKFLYEYRGGKREVIEQQLNLTPAEKTRFLEILKDNYNDENKRYYMYDFFYNNCATQIRDILKREFNPTYPTPKKDSTFRDMLDVYIADQPWLDLGIDLILGLPADKKTDVLSQMFLPYYLYYNMSEWKKPNGEPLLGKPTHLVKGINTIDRPDPGFNQPLYMFWALFGIALASTFLIKSNRLKRVLDGFFLLITGFIGIFLLLMWFGTDHDATQRNLNSLWANPLYFYLAFAVWRNRRIKFTFGMMLMVTSLLLASWSFFPQKFHYSLIPIFLLMIVRSIDHLFLSKRLH, from the coding sequence GTGTTAAAGAACCTTGTTTTTTTGTTGATACTGGGGGCAGTTAGTTTGAATACCCAAAGCCAAAATGTTACCTTTTCGCCTCAAACCAAAGTAAGTATATTGACTTGCGCTCCTGGTGCGGCATTGTATGCTTCTTTTGGGCATACCTCTATCCGGGTGGTCGATCCGGTCAAAGGTATAGACTGGGTGTATAACTATGGCATTTTTAACTTTAACACCCCTAATTTTTATGTGAAATTTGCCAGAGGAATGCTCAAATATATGGTGTTGTATTACCCTACCGACAAGTTTTTGTATGAATACAGGGGAGGTAAACGTGAAGTGATAGAGCAGCAATTGAATTTAACTCCTGCCGAGAAAACCCGTTTTTTGGAAATACTCAAAGACAACTACAACGACGAGAATAAACGGTATTACATGTACGATTTTTTCTATAACAATTGTGCTACCCAAATCCGTGACATCCTTAAGCGTGAATTTAACCCTACTTATCCTACACCTAAAAAAGACAGCACTTTTCGTGATATGTTGGATGTATACATTGCCGATCAGCCCTGGCTCGACTTAGGCATTGACTTGATTTTGGGGCTACCTGCCGACAAAAAAACCGATGTATTGAGTCAGATGTTTTTGCCTTATTATTTATATTATAATATGAGCGAATGGAAGAAGCCTAATGGAGAACCTTTATTGGGCAAACCCACCCATTTGGTAAAAGGCATTAATACCATAGACCGACCCGATCCGGGTTTTAACCAGCCGTTGTATATGTTTTGGGCATTGTTTGGCATAGCTCTGGCATCTACCTTCTTAATCAAAAGTAACCGACTAAAGCGTGTATTAGATGGCTTCTTTTTACTGATTACGGGTTTTATAGGCATTTTTTTGTTGCTCATGTGGTTTGGTACCGATCACGATGCCACCCAACGTAACCTCAATTCTTTGTGGGCAAACCCCTTATATTTTTACCTTGCCTTTGCTGTATGGCGTAATCGTCGCATCAAATTTACCTTTGGTATGATGCTTATGGTGACCTCATTGTTGCTGGCTTCCTGGTCATTTTTTCCACAAAAATTTCACTATTCACTTATTCCCATTTTCTTATTGATGATTGTGCGGTCAATTGACCATTTGTTTTTGAGTAAAAGACTTCATTAG